GTACGCGTGGTGGTTCCGCTTGGCGGCGGGCGCACGGCGGAACGCGCGGCCGGTCTCGCTGTCCCGGTCGAGCATCCGACGCAGGAGAGCCCGGAGGCCGCGGTCACGGACCGACGCGATCAGGGCCTCCAGCTCCCGCTCCATGACGTCTGCCGCGCGCGGTGAACGCGGAAGGAACAGGTCGAGCTCGTCGGGCGAGACCGTGATCGGCGTCAGCTCTTCCAGGTGGAGCTGCACCTCGCCGTTGAAGACCTCGAGACGGCCCCGCACGCCGACGAAGGAGCCGACGGGCACGAGGTCGTGGATCCGGTCGGCGTCGTCCCAGACCCGGCCCTCGAGCGCGCCGCTCCGGTCGCACAGCTTGAGCCGCAGGTACGGCTTGTCCTGCCGGGTCCGTCGGAGCTGGCGGGACTCGACGTAATAGCAGCCCGCCACACGAGTCCCTTCCCTCAGCTCGTGGACGGCGGGCCACGGGAACGGATCACTGCCGAGCCACTCGCGGATCGTGGCGGGCCGCGCAGCGGGGGCCCGGCCCTCCGCAGCCGTGCCGGCCCGAATCTCGACGCCTCCCGCTGGACGGCTCATCGCGGCCCCACTTCCCGGTCCCACACGACCCGTCCTCCCACGATGGTGAGCGCCGCCTGCCCCACCAGCTTCCAGCCGGCGAAGGGCGTATTGCGGCTCTTGGAGAGGAACTTGTCAGGGTCGACGATCCATTCGGCGTCCAGGTCGATGACCGTGACGTCCGCGGGCGAGCCGACCGCCAGGGTGCCGCCGGGCAGCCGGAACGCACGGGCGGGTCCACAGCTCATGCGGTCCACGAGCTGGCTGAGGGTCAGCACGCCCTTCCGGACCAGCTCGGTCAGGGCGATCCCCAGGGCGGTCTCGAGGCCGACCATCCCGAACGGCGCGTCGTCGAACGCCTGTTCTTTCTCGTCGTAATGGTGCGGCGCATGGTCCGTGGCGAGGACGTCCAGCGTGCCGTCGGCCAGGCCCTCGCGCAGCGCCGCCACGTCCTCCGCGGTCCGCAGCGGCGGGTTGACCTTGGCCTCCGTGCGGTAGCCGTCCACGGCCTCATCCGTCAACGTGAGGTGGTGCGGCGTCACCTCCGCGGTGACCGGGACGCCTCGCTCCTTCGCCGCACGGATCATCTCGACGCCGCGCCGGGTGGAGACGTGCTGGATGTGCAGCCGCCCGCCGGTGAGCTCGGCGAGCAGCAGGTCGCGCGCGATCATCACGTCTTCCGCGGCGTTCGGAATGCCCTGCAGGCCGAGCCGGGTGCTGACCAGCCCCTCGTTCATGGATCCACCGCGCGAGAGCGAGAGCTCCTCGCAGTGGTTCGCGACCGGGATGCCGAACGTCTGCGCGTATTCCAACGCCAGGCGCATCAGCCCGGCGTCCGACACGGGTCGGCCATCATCGGAAATGGCCACGGCGCCCGCGTCCACCATCTCTCCGATGGCGGCGAGCCGCTCGCCGCGCTGCCCGACCGAGACCGCAGCGACGGGGTAGACCCGCGCGTACCCGGCGCGCATCCCCTGCGCCCGGACGAAGCCGACCGCCGCCGGGTCGTCCACCGGCGGGTCCGTGTTGGGCATGGCGCACACCGCGGTGAAGCCGCCGGCCGCGGCAGCCCGTGCGCCGCTCTCGATCGTCTCCTTGCGCTCGCCGCCCGGCTCGCGCAGGTGCACGTGGAGGTCGATGAGACCGGGGCACACCACCAGCCCGCTCACGTTGCGGACCTCGGCGTGCTCCGGCGCCTCGAGGCCGCGCCCGAGGCGAGCCACCGTGCCGTCCACGAGCAGCACGTCCAGGACGTCGTCGATCCCCTGCGACGGGTCCACGACCCGTCCACCACGGAGCAACAGCGGCCGCGGCGTCATGCCCCCCTGCCTCCGCGAGAGCTCACGGACCCGCCCACGCGTTCGAGCGCGTGGACGCGCTCGCCACCATCACGACCCACGTCGGACCTCCCTTCCCTCCTCACACCGCCTCCGGCGCGCTCTTCGCCGCCTCCGCGCGCTCCGGCGCGCCGCCCGCCAGCAGGTAGAGCACGGCCATCCGCACCGCGATGCCGTTCGTGACCTGGTCCAGGATCACCGAGTGCGGGCCGTCGGCCACGTCGCTGTCGATCTCGACGCCGCGGTTCATCGGCCCGGGGTGCAGGATCAGCAACGGACGCGGCGCACGCAGCAGACGGGCACGCGTCACGCCGAAGAAGCGGTTGTACTCCCGCAGCGATGGCACGTAGCCCGCCTGCATCCGCTCGAGCTGGAGCCGCAGGACGTTGAGCACGTCCGCCCACTCGATCGCTTCCTCGATGCGCGAAAACTGCTGCACGCCCAGCTCCGTCACGTAGGGCGGCATCAGGGTCCGCGGCCCGCACACGGCCACTTCCGCGCCCATCTTGGTGAGCCCCCAGATGTTCGACCGAGCCACCCGGGAGTGCAGGATATCCCCGACGATACAGACGCGCACCCCTTCGAGCCGGCCCAGGTGGTCGCGGATCGTGAGCATGTCGAGCAGCGCCTGCGTGGGGTGCTCGTGGCGGCCGTCACCGGCGTTGATCACGTTCGACTCGATGCGGTCGGCGAGGAAGCGCGCAGCGCCGGAGGAGCCGTGACGGATCACGACCATGTCGATCTTCATCGCCTCGAGGTTGCGGGCCGTGTCCACCAGCGTCTCACCCTTGGCCACGCTGGACCCCACCGCGGAGATGTTGACCGTGTCCGCCGACAGGCGCTTCTCCGCGAACTCGAACGAGATCCGCGTCCGCGTCGACGGCTCGAAGAACAGGTTGACGATGGTCTTGCCGCGCAGGACGGGCACTTTCTTGATGGCCCGCTCGCTGATCTCCTTGAACGGCTCGGCCGTGTCCAGGATCGCGCGGATCTGCGCCGCGCTGAGCGGTTCGAGCCCGACGAGATCTTTGCCCAGAGCGGTGTCGACCTGCATCACTCCACCTCTCGCGCTGGCGAGACGAGCTCGACGGCGAGCCGCCCGTCCAGCTCCGGCACCAGCACGTCCACCCGCTGGCCGGCCGTCGTCTCCACGGTGAGGCCCACGATGTCCGGCTGGATGGGCAGTTCCCGGCCACCCCGATCGACCAGGACGCAAAGGTAGATCCGCGCAGGCCGGCCGAAGTCCGCCAGCTCGTCGAGGGCGGCGCGCGCCGTTCGGCCGGTGTAGCAGACGTCGTCCACGATCACGACGACGCGGCCGTCGATCCCGCCCGACGGGAGGCGAGTCTCCCCCACCACGGGGCGCGGCCCGATCGCCATGAGGTCGTCACGGTACAAGGTGATGTCCAGTGTCCCGGAGGCGGGCCGCACGCCCTCGGCGCGCTCGATCTCCGCGGCCAGGCGCTCGGTGAGCTGGACGCCCCGGCGCTGGATGCCGAGCAGCACGAGGGACTCGATGGATCCCGCGCGCTCGACGATCTCGCGCGCCATGCGCGCGAGCGTGCGCTCCACTGCGCGCTCGTCCAGGAGCAGCCTTCGGTTCTGGTCCGTCATCCGTCCGCGGTGCCCGCCTCGGGGTGTTGGCACTGGAGAGGCCGCGGGCCAAGCTAAGCGGAGTCCGCGAAGGCTGTCAACGGCAATTTCGGGACGACGGGATAGCGAGCCGGGCCCGGCTTTACGGGGGTGGGTTCCGCCGCTATCTTCCGGCCCGATTCTCCTGAGAAATCCACGGGATGCCGCCGAATGAACGTTCCCATCGAACCGGGTTGGCTCAGCCTGCTGCCGCCGCTGGCCGCGATCGCCCTCGCACTCGTTTTCCGTGAGGTCGTGATCTCGCTGTTCGCCGGCATCTGGCTCGGGGCGCTGTTCCTCGCCGGATACAATCCGATCACGGCCACGCTCATGAGCGTGGACCGGTTCGCCCTCGAAGCGCTGGCGGACCGCGACCACGCATCGATCATCATGTTCAGCTTGATGCTGGGTGGGATGGTCGGCGTGATGACGCGGAGCGGCGGAACGCGGGGGATCGTCGAAGCGATGCGGCAGCTCGCGACCACGCGGCGCCGAGGTCAGTTCTTCACCTGGCTGGCGGGCATGCTGATCTTCTTCGACGACTACGCCAATACCCTGATCGTGGGCAACACGATGCGCCCGGTCACGGACCGACTGGGCGTGTCACGCGAGAAGCTGGCCTACATCGTCGACTCGACGGCGGCGCCGGTGGCGGCGATCGCGCTGATCTCGACGTGGGTGGGCTACGAGATCTCGTTGATCGGGGACGCGTTGCGGAGCTCAGCCTCGCAGGTCGCGGATCCGGCTGTCCAGGCCCAACTCCTGGCCGCCGCGGAGAATCCGTTCAACGTCTTCTTGCATTCCATCCCCTACCTGTTCTACCCGATCCTCACGCTCGTCTTCGTATTGCTCACCGCTCTCATGCGCCGGGACTTCGGCCCGATGCTCGCCGCAGAGCGGCGGGCCGCGACGGGCGGTGGGCTCCACCGGCCGGGAGCCATGCTGGCGACCGACACGAGGGGCGGGCTGGAGGAGGCGCCGGACGGGACCCCGCACCGCTGGTACAACGCAGCGATCCCGGTGGCGGTCGTCATCCTGGTCGCTTTGGGCGGGATCTTCGCCACGGGCCGCGAGAGCCTCGGGCCCGGCGACCACTCGTTGCGTGACATCGTCGGAGCGGCCGATCCGTTCAAGTCGTTGCTCTGGGCGTCGCTCCTGGGGTCGGGCGTCGCGATCGCCCTGGCGGTCGCCCAGCGGCTGCTGTCGATGCGGGAGGCGCTGGAAGCGTGGCTCACGGGCTTGCGCGCCATGGTGCTCGCCATGGTGATTCTCGTGCTGGCGTGGAGCCTCGGCGGCGTGACCGAAGCCCTTGGTACAGGCCCCTACATCTCCGGCGTCCTTGGCGACACGCTGCCGCTGGCCTCGCTGCCGGTGCTGGTCTTCCTGGTCGCCGCCGGCATCTCCTTCGCGACGGGCACGTCGTGGGGCACGATGGCGATCCTGTTCCCCGTGGTCGTGCCGCTCGCGGTCAGTATGGGCGCTGGCGCCGGTTTCGAGGCCGGGCATTACACGATCCTCCTGGGGGTGGTCAGCTCCGTCATGGCCGGCTCCATCTTCGGCGACCACTGCTCGCCGATCTCGGACACGACGGTGATGAGCTCGATGGCCTCGGCGTGCGATCACGTGGACCACGTGCGCACGCAGCTCCCGTACGCGCTGCTCGTCGCGGGTGTGGCGATGGCCGTCGGAGACATTCCCACCGCTCTCGGCCTGCACCCGGGCATCTCGCTGGTGCTCGGCGTGGCGATCCTGGCCATCGTGCTCCGCGTGGCCGGCCGCCGCTACGAGCCCGAGGAGGAAGAGGCGAAGGTCGTGACCGGCGTGGTCGCCCGGATGTGAGTTGAGTCCGGGAGGGCGCGGCGGCCGCCCGGTGCATCCCGTGTCACGGCAGAGGGACGTCCGCGCTGTTCAGCAACCGGACGGCGGCCGGCGCTGCGATGCGGGCCAGGGCGGCGGCGGAGTGTGACGGCCCGGCGGCTGGACGAACCGGAAGGCGCGGGGGGCGGCGCCGGGCGGGCCATCCACACAGATCAGCGTGCCGAAGTACCGGGCACGGAGTGGTGCGGCGCCGGCAGCGTCGTCGTCATGGAGCAGGAGCTCGGTGTCCTGGATGCGGTAGCGCCCTTCGCGACGCTCGTACCGGTCCCGCGCCCGGTCGACGCGCACATGCACGAACCGCCCCTCCAGGGGACTCGTCTGGGGCAACAGCTGGAGCATCTCCAGCGTAGCATCGTCGTCTGGCGCGCGCTTGAACGAGTACACGGCTGCGCGCCACGAATCCGGGAGGCCGTAGCCGTCGGCCCGTGCTGCCTGTCCGGCGAGCTCGGCGCGAGGCAGCGTCGCTCCGGCCGCCGCAAACAGGAGGACCCGCCACCACACTCGACCCATTGCGCCCCACCGTTTCCGCTGCGTGCCTCCTCCGTCCTCCGCCTGCGTGCGGAATGCAAAGCGCGTGCTGGCGGGGACGGGCGGCGTAACCGTCCTGCGGCTGCGAGGCCTTGCCGGTGTACGCTTGCGGCGGGCCGCGACGGGCCGCTCAGAAGCCCCAGCTCCCCCGGGTGATCAGTTCGATGCTGTTGCCGTCGGGATCACGGAAGTAGATGGACGCGCCGCCCCGCGGCCATTGCGTCTCCGCTTCGATGGCCACGCCGGCCTCGGCGAGGTGACGGCGCCAGGCCGCCAGGGCCGTTGTGTCCGGCACGTCCAGCGCCACGTGACCGGGCCCGGTCGCGCCGTGCGGCGGGACCTTGCCGCCGGGCCGGGACGTGGCGTCGGCGTTGAAGAGCAGCAGCAAGTCCCGGCCGACCCGGAAGAAGACGTGTCTGCCTTCGCTCCGGCCGATCATCGGGAAACCGAGTCGCCGCCAGAACCGCTCAGCCCTGTCCAGGTCGGACACGTACAGGGCTGCCTCGTGCACTCCGCCGATCGGCGGATGGAACTCGGCCATGGTCGCCTCCGCTTCACCCGCGCCGGGACCGGAAGAAGCCGCGCAGGAGCTCGGCGGCTTCCTCCGCGAGGACGCCCGTCGTCATGCGGATCCGGTGGTTCAGGCGCGGGTCCTGGACGATGCACCCCAGCGATCCGCACATCCCCGTCTTGGGGTCCGGTGTGGCGAAGACCAGGCGCCGAACCCGGGCCAGCACCAGCGCGCCCGCGCACATGGCGCACGGCTCCAGGGTCACGTAGACCGTCGCGTCGAGGAGGCGCCAGTCCGAGCGGCGCTGCGCGGCGCGCCGAATGGCGATCAGCTCCGCGTGGCCGGTCGGGTCGTGCCAGCCACGGGTGCGGTTCCGTCCCTCGGCCAGCAGCCGGCCGCCGGCCACCACCACCGCGCCGACGGGCACCTCGTCCTCGGCCTTCGCCGCGTACGCTTGCTCGAGGGCCCGCTGCATCCACAGCGCGTCCGTCGGCTCGGGTGGATCGAAGCGCGGAGTCCAGGAGATCGTGGTAATCGTCGGACCGTCAGTCGGTGGGCGGTTCCTCTTCCGACATCGCCGTCGGCGCCGTGGATGCCGGCACGGGGGCCCGTAACCGGCGGACCACACCGATCACCCGCCCGACGACCGTCAGATCGTCCCGCTGCCGGACCAGCATCGGTGCGTAGTCCGCGTTCACCGGCTCCAGCACCACCTCGCCCCCGCGCCGGTGGTACCGTTTGAGCGTCGCCTCGCCCCCCAGCCGCACCACGATGACGTCCCCGTTCTCGAGCTCTTCCTCGGCCACGGCCTCCGCCAGCAGCAAGTCGCCGCCCTGGCAGCCGTCGTAGGCGAGCTGCTCGCCCGTCACCGTGAGCAGGAACGCTCCCGTGGAACCCGCCAGCTTCCGGTCGAGCTCGAACGTGTCGACCATCGCGTCCCGAGGCAACGGCTCACCCGTCGCCGCGACGCGGGCGTAGCACGGCACGCTCACCGTACGGGGACTCATGTCCACCGTCAGCAGGCGCACCCCGCGCGAACGCGACGGGTCCCGCTCGATCCACCCCTTCTCCGCCAGCGACTGCAGGTACTCCGAAACCGTCTTCGTGCTCTTGATGTCGAACCGCCGGCCGATCTCACGAATGGATGGCTGGTACGTGTTCCGCTTCAGGTATTCGACCAGATAGTCGAGGATCCGGCGTTCCAGGCTCGTCAACGGTTCGGGCATCATCGCCTCCCGTGGGGCGGCCGTGGGCGGGGAGGTTGGAGCGGGGCGGCGCGCTACAAAGGCGGCGCGGACCGGCCTACCGTGACCCTGGCGGCCAGCCCGCGCCCGTGACGCGCGCCGATTCGCTGGAATCAGCGTGGCCCACGAGCGGCAATCTACGCTGGTCGCTCCGTTTTCGTCAACGAGGAATCCCGCCCGGACCGCCCGCGCCCCCGGCTCACGGCGCTCCGGCTGGCTCCGGCCCCGGAGGCGCGGCGGTCTCGGCGGCACGCTCCTCCAGTGCGCGGATGGCCGCATCCAGGCGCCGCAACGTGCGCTCACGGCCCATCACGGCCAGGACGTCGAAGATCCCGGGAGACACGGCGGTGCCGACCAGGGCCACGCGGAGCGGGTGGATCAGCTTGCCGGCGCCGATGCCCAGCTCATCGGCCAGCTCGCGAAGCACCGTCTCGAGCCGAGCGGCGTCCCACTCGTCCACGGCGCTGTAGCGGTCGCGCAACGCCATCAGCCGAACCCGTGTCTCGGCCGGCTCGGACCAATGCTTCTCCACTGCGGCCGGCTCGTACGCGATGGTCTCCTCGAAGTACGGCCGCGCCTGCTCGACGAAGGCCTGGAGATTCCGCGCCCGGACCTTGAGGAGGTCGATCAGCGACAGGTACCACTCGCGCCGGCTCTCGAGCTCCGACGCAGAAGCGAGGCCGGCTGCCACGAGACGCTCCGTCACCAGCGGCTCGAGCCGCTCGGCCGGCATACGGCTGAGGTGCTGACCGTTCAGCCACTCCAGCTTCTGCGGGTCGAAGATGGCGCTCTTCTTGTTGATGCCCTCCAGTGAGAAGCGCTCGATCAGCTCGTCGACCTCGAACAGCTCCTGGTCGGTGTCCGGCGACCAGCCGAGCAGCGCGAGGAAGTTCACCATCGCGGAGGGCAGGATCCCCTGCTCCCGGTACTCGCCGATGGCCGTCGCGCCGTGCCGCTTCGAGAGGCGCTTGCCGTCCGGCCCCAGGATCATCGGCACGTGCGCGAACACCGGCGTCGGCCGGCCGAGCGCCCGGTACAGCAGGATCTGCTTCGGCGTGTTCGAAATGTGGTCATCGCCGCGGATCACGTGCGTGATCCCCATCTCGGCGTCGTCACTGACCACGGCCATGTTGTAGACCGCCGTCCCATCCGAGCGCAGGATGATGAAGTCCTCGATGTCCCGGTTCGCGAACTCGATGCGGCCGTGGACGGCGTCATCCCAGGACGTGGTCCCCTCGGGCACGCGGAACCGGACGGCGTACGGCTGGCCTGCCGCGGCACGTCGCTCGGCCTCTTCCGCCGAGACCCGGAGGAGGCAGTGCCGGTCGTAACGGAACCCGGCTTCGCCGTTCGCGGCCTCGCGCTGCCGCGCCTGGATCTCCTCGGGCGTACAGAAGCAGCGGTAGGCGTGGCCCGTGCGGACCAACTCCAGCGCGTCGCGGCGGTGGCGCTCGGCGCCGTCGGCCTGGTGATACGGCCCCTCGTCCCAGCGCAGACCGAGCCACTCGAGCCCATCAATGATCGCCTTGACCATCGCGTCGCTCGAGCGGGCGCGGTCCGTGTCCTCGATACGGAGGATGAAGGTCCCGCCGTGGCGGCGGGCGAAAAGCCAGTTGAACAGCGCGGTCCGCGCACCGCCGACGTGCAGGTAGCCGGTGGGCGATGGTGCGAACCGCACCCGGATCGGTCTCTCGCTCATGGGGCGAGAAAGCTATTCCCGGCGCGGACGGCGTGTCAACGGCGTCCAGAGCCGTCCGCGGGCGCCGCAACGCCCGCGACGCACGCCACGCCGCTCAGTCCCCGGCCGGCCCCAGAGGAGCGGGCGTCGGCACGCCGGCACGGGTTGCCGTTTGGAGCGCGGCCCGGCGCCGGCGCTCGGCCCGGCGCTCGAAGAGGAGGTACAGCGCGGGCGTGACAGTGAGCACGAGGAGCGTGGAGCTGGACAACCCCCCGATCAGGGTGTAGGTGAGCGCGTTCCAGATGTTCTGGTCGGCGACCTCGCTGAACAGGACCAGCGGCAGCAGCCCGAGGATCGTCGTGGAGCTGGTCATCAGAATGGGGCGCACACGCTCGATGGTGCCCTGAAGGATCGCGTCCTCCAGCGCGGCGCCCGTCTTCCAGCGCAACTGGTTGATGTGGTCCACGAGCAAGATCGAGTTGTTGACCACGATCCCGCTCACCATGATGACGCCGATGTACGCTTCTCGCGTGAAGCTGGCTCCCGTGTAGAAGAAGATCAGGAACACCCCGATCAGCGCCATGGGCACGGTGAGCAGCACGCAGAGGGGCAGGCGGATGGATTCGAAGAGGGCCGCCGTCGTCATGAAGATCAGGACCAGGGCGATCGCCGTGACGCGGTAGATCTGGCCCCTCTCCTCCGCAGACCAGCGCCACTCGTCGCGTGTCTTGATCGTGTAGCCCGGCGGCAGCGCGGTCGCGGCGATGACCGCCTCCTGCACCCGGTCCCCCAGCTTCGTCGGTCCGCGGAACTCGTAGCTCACGCGACGCTGGTACTGCTGGTCCTCGCGCAGGATGCGGTTCAGCACCTCGCGCTCCGTGAGGGTGGCGACCGAGGAGAGTCGGACCTGCCGGCCCGAAGGCGTGGGGATCAGCAGGCGCTCCAGCTCCAGCAAGTCCATGCGCTGGCTGCCCTCCAGCTTGACGGAGAACTGGAGCTCGTCGCCACCCACGCGGATCCGGGCACTGCGCTGCTCGGTGTGTCCCCGGATCGCCGCGTTCACGTGGTTGATGAGATCGCGGACCGTGAGGTCGTAGAGGGCGAGGCGGGAGCGGTCGACCTGGACGATGATCTCGGTGGCCTTGTCCCGCTCGTACCAGGCGCCCGATGCGTTGGTGTCCACATCCCGGATCCGCGAGAACCGCTCGAGCCGTACGCCGATGTCTTCCGCGATCTCCCGGACCCGCTCGTAGTTGTACCCGAGGATCTGGATCGAATAGTTGGGGGGCGAGCCCCCGCCGCCGTAGAACGACGGGCCGTAGCCGTAGACGCGGACTTCCGCCCCCCCGAACTGGTGGCTGAACGCCACCAGCTGCTCCTTGATCGCGACGGGGATCAGCGTGTGCTCGATCGAATCCGGGAAGGTGACGCGGATGCTCGCGTACTGCGGCGTGACGTTGGTGACGAAGCGCTCGACCTCCGGGAGCGCCGCGAGCTTCGCCTCGAAGTAGCGCGTCAACTCGTCGGTGCGCGAGATCTCTTCGCCCCGCGGCAGCCGGATCTGGATCGAGATGCTCGTGTCCTCGCCCCACCACCGGCCCCAGAGGATGCCGCGGGTCACGTACTTGTCGAAGAGATAGTACGAGCCGCCGAGCACGAGGAGCGAGCACGTCACGGTCAGCCAGGGCCAGCGCAGCGTGAACGCGATCATCGCCCTGTACAGCCGGATGTAGATCGGCGCGCCGGGCGAGCCGGGAGCCGTATCGGCCGGTGCCGGCGGGACCGTCTTCAGGAGACGTGCGCCGAGGGCGGGGATGAAGGTGAAAGCGACGAACAGGCTGGCGAGCAAGCTGAGCCCCACGACGATGGCGAGGGGCACGTAGTACATCCGGAGCTCGCCCTGGAGGTAGACGAAGGGGATGAGCACCACGACCGTGGTGAGCGTCGCGGCGAGGATCGCCAGCACGACCTCACGCGCGCCCACCTCGGCCGCCTCCTCCGCCGGCATGCCTGCCCGCCTGAGCCGGTACGTGTTCTCCAGGACGACGATCGCGTTGTCCACCACGAGCCCGAACCCCATCGCCAGCCCCATGAGCGTGAGGATGTTCAGCGTGTAGCCCGCCCAGTACATGAGGTTCAGCGCGATGAGGACGGAGAACCCGATCGTTGCGAAGACGATGAGCGAAGACTCGAACGAGCGCAGGAAGACGAGCAGGACCACGAACACGACGACGGCGGAAACCAGCGCGCGCTGCCGGAGGTCCGTGAGCTGCTTGCGAACGCCCTCGCTCTCGTCGTGGTCCAGAATGAGGCGGACGCCCGGCGGGAAGTGCGTCTCGAGCGCTGCGAGTCGCTCCTTGACCCGGTCCGCCGTACGGACCGCGTTGGTGCGGATCGCCTTGTGGACGTTGAAGGAGACGGCGGGCTTGCCGTCGATGCGGTAGTAGGACTGGGCTTCCTCGTAGGTGTCGTGGACGGTCCCCACATCCTGGACGCGGATGATCCGTCCCCCGCGGTTCATCAGCGGCAGGCGCAGCACGTCCGTGACCGATGCCGCGCGCTCGCGGATCGCCAGCGTCCGAAGCACGCCGCCCACGTTGACGACGCCCGCCTCGTTGATGACCTCGAGGTCCTGGAGGCGCGCCCGGACGAGGT
This genomic window from bacterium contains:
- a CDS encoding HD family phosphohydrolase; translation: MSRPAGGVEIRAGTAAEGRAPAARPATIREWLGSDPFPWPAVHELREGTRVAGCYYVESRQLRRTRQDKPYLRLKLCDRSGALEGRVWDDADRIHDLVPVGSFVGVRGRLEVFNGEVQLHLEELTPITVSPDELDLFLPRSPRAADVMERELEALIASVRDRGLRALLRRMLDRDSETGRAFRRAPAAKRNHHAYLGGLLEHTLSVATACDLLARHYGGEVDRDLLVAGALLHDIGKVRELVTDTGFPYSDEGRLLGHILLGLQMVEAEAAAVPELPAERRLLLLHLIASHHGRYEWQSPRRPKILEGLILHAVDDLDAKLHQVTRLLADVERGWSEYDGNFAREFFRHRPPSGAQAATAAEEGDGAAVMEALDLFAD
- a CDS encoding dihydroorotase — encoded protein: MTPRPLLLRGGRVVDPSQGIDDVLDVLLVDGTVARLGRGLEAPEHAEVRNVSGLVVCPGLIDLHVHLREPGGERKETIESGARAAAAGGFTAVCAMPNTDPPVDDPAAVGFVRAQGMRAGYARVYPVAAVSVGQRGERLAAIGEMVDAGAVAISDDGRPVSDAGLMRLALEYAQTFGIPVANHCEELSLSRGGSMNEGLVSTRLGLQGIPNAAEDVMIARDLLLAELTGGRLHIQHVSTRRGVEMIRAAKERGVPVTAEVTPHHLTLTDEAVDGYRTEAKVNPPLRTAEDVAALREGLADGTLDVLATDHAPHHYDEKEQAFDDAPFGMVGLETALGIALTELVRKGVLTLSQLVDRMSCGPARAFRLPGGTLAVGSPADVTVIDLDAEWIVDPDKFLSKSRNTPFAGWKLVGQAALTIVGGRVVWDREVGPR
- a CDS encoding aspartate carbamoyltransferase is translated as MQVDTALGKDLVGLEPLSAAQIRAILDTAEPFKEISERAIKKVPVLRGKTIVNLFFEPSTRTRISFEFAEKRLSADTVNISAVGSSVAKGETLVDTARNLEAMKIDMVVIRHGSSGAARFLADRIESNVINAGDGRHEHPTQALLDMLTIRDHLGRLEGVRVCIVGDILHSRVARSNIWGLTKMGAEVAVCGPRTLMPPYVTELGVQQFSRIEEAIEWADVLNVLRLQLERMQAGYVPSLREYNRFFGVTRARLLRAPRPLLILHPGPMNRGVEIDSDVADGPHSVILDQVTNGIAVRMAVLYLLAGGAPERAEAAKSAPEAV
- a CDS encoding bifunctional pyr operon transcriptional regulator/uracil phosphoribosyltransferase PyrR translates to MTDQNRRLLLDERAVERTLARMAREIVERAGSIESLVLLGIQRRGVQLTERLAAEIERAEGVRPASGTLDITLYRDDLMAIGPRPVVGETRLPSGGIDGRVVVIVDDVCYTGRTARAALDELADFGRPARIYLCVLVDRGGRELPIQPDIVGLTVETTAGQRVDVLVPELDGRLAVELVSPAREVE
- a CDS encoding sodium:proton antiporter, translating into MNVPIEPGWLSLLPPLAAIALALVFREVVISLFAGIWLGALFLAGYNPITATLMSVDRFALEALADRDHASIIMFSLMLGGMVGVMTRSGGTRGIVEAMRQLATTRRRGQFFTWLAGMLIFFDDYANTLIVGNTMRPVTDRLGVSREKLAYIVDSTAAPVAAIALISTWVGYEISLIGDALRSSASQVADPAVQAQLLAAAENPFNVFLHSIPYLFYPILTLVFVLLTALMRRDFGPMLAAERRAATGGGLHRPGAMLATDTRGGLEEAPDGTPHRWYNAAIPVAVVILVALGGIFATGRESLGPGDHSLRDIVGAADPFKSLLWASLLGSGVAIALAVAQRLLSMREALEAWLTGLRAMVLAMVILVLAWSLGGVTEALGTGPYISGVLGDTLPLASLPVLVFLVAAGISFATGTSWGTMAILFPVVVPLAVSMGAGAGFEAGHYTILLGVVSSVMAGSIFGDHCSPISDTTVMSSMASACDHVDHVRTQLPYALLVAGVAMAVGDIPTALGLHPGISLVLGVAILAIVLRVAGRRYEPEEEEAKVVTGVVARM
- a CDS encoding tRNA-specific adenosine deaminase, with product MQRALEQAYAAKAEDEVPVGAVVVAGGRLLAEGRNRTRGWHDPTGHAELIAIRRAAQRRSDWRLLDATVYVTLEPCAMCAGALVLARVRRLVFATPDPKTGMCGSLGCIVQDPRLNHRIRMTTGVLAEEAAELLRGFFRSRRG
- the lexA gene encoding repressor LexA, with protein sequence MRPSAHWRSVPPRPPRLRGRSQPERREPGARAVRAGFLVDENGATSVDCRSWATLIPANRRASRARAGRQGHGRPVRAAFVARRPAPTSPPTAAPREAMMPEPLTSLERRILDYLVEYLKRNTYQPSIREIGRRFDIKSTKTVSEYLQSLAEKGWIERDPSRSRGVRLLTVDMSPRTVSVPCYARVAATGEPLPRDAMVDTFELDRKLAGSTGAFLLTVTGEQLAYDGCQGGDLLLAEAVAEEELENGDVIVVRLGGEATLKRYHRRGGEVVLEPVNADYAPMLVRQRDDLTVVGRVIGVVRRLRAPVPASTAPTAMSEEEPPTD
- a CDS encoding glutamate--tRNA ligase; amino-acid sequence: MSERPIRVRFAPSPTGYLHVGGARTALFNWLFARRHGGTFILRIEDTDRARSSDAMVKAIIDGLEWLGLRWDEGPYHQADGAERHRRDALELVRTGHAYRCFCTPEEIQARQREAANGEAGFRYDRHCLLRVSAEEAERRAAAGQPYAVRFRVPEGTTSWDDAVHGRIEFANRDIEDFIILRSDGTAVYNMAVVSDDAEMGITHVIRGDDHISNTPKQILLYRALGRPTPVFAHVPMILGPDGKRLSKRHGATAIGEYREQGILPSAMVNFLALLGWSPDTDQELFEVDELIERFSLEGINKKSAIFDPQKLEWLNGQHLSRMPAERLEPLVTERLVAAGLASASELESRREWYLSLIDLLKVRARNLQAFVEQARPYFEETIAYEPAAVEKHWSEPAETRVRLMALRDRYSAVDEWDAARLETVLRELADELGIGAGKLIHPLRVALVGTAVSPGIFDVLAVMGRERTLRRLDAAIRALEERAAETAAPPGPEPAGAP